The following coding sequences lie in one Euhalothece natronophila Z-M001 genomic window:
- a CDS encoding sulfotransferase family protein: MSNSTSPILIITGMHRSGTSLTASLLQSGGVDLGKDFNPSMESKVKEYFEDLAVVRFHENVLKAHHLPPEGWVHLEKITQIPEPYLTQAKEIIASKRDTTKGMTGWKDPRGTLFLDFWQSQLPEAQFIFLYRAPWEVVDSLYRRGDPIFTNSPQLALDFWLNYNAALINFYDRYPDKSLLLNIDRIINDPTVLSRAIAQKFRFNLSVQSEIYNSSLFQTDISHPLRCYLFQQFFPEASQLYQELQTRCEFCHSQHELSDLPMDRNWLLQDWLQMRVRQKQQQKIQQELSEKNARITELEELIKAMESSKFWKMRQFWMQLKQRFPFLNR; the protein is encoded by the coding sequence ATGTCTAATTCTACTTCCCCAATTCTAATTATTACGGGAATGCACCGTTCCGGAACCTCTTTAACTGCGTCTTTATTACAGAGTGGTGGGGTTGATCTCGGCAAGGACTTCAACCCGTCGATGGAAAGTAAGGTTAAAGAATATTTTGAAGATTTAGCAGTAGTTCGATTTCATGAAAATGTCCTGAAAGCCCATCATCTTCCGCCAGAAGGTTGGGTTCATTTAGAGAAAATTACTCAAATTCCAGAACCGTACTTAACACAAGCCAAAGAAATTATTGCCAGTAAGCGAGACACCACAAAAGGGATGACTGGCTGGAAAGATCCCAGAGGGACACTATTTTTAGACTTTTGGCAGTCTCAGTTACCTGAAGCACAATTTATTTTTTTATATCGCGCACCTTGGGAAGTAGTTGATTCTTTGTATCGGCGAGGGGATCCAATTTTTACTAATTCTCCACAACTGGCTTTAGATTTTTGGCTCAATTATAATGCTGCGCTGATTAATTTTTATGATCGCTATCCTGACAAAAGTCTTCTCCTCAATATTGACAGGATTATTAATGATCCAACTGTTTTGAGTCGCGCGATCGCGCAAAAATTTCGATTTAATCTATCGGTTCAGTCTGAAATTTATAATTCCTCTTTATTTCAAACCGACATTTCTCACCCTCTTCGCTGTTACCTCTTCCAACAATTTTTTCCCGAGGCAAGCCAATTGTATCAGGAACTACAAACCCGTTGCGAGTTTTGCCACTCCCAACATGAATTAAGTGATTTACCAATGGATCGAAACTGGTTACTTCAAGACTGGTTACAAATGCGAGTGAGACAAAAACAACAACAGAAGATCCAGCAGGAATTAAGTGAGAAAAATGCTAGAATTACCGAATTAGAAGAACTAATTAAAGCGATGGAAAGTAGTAAGTTCTGGAAAATGAGACAATTCTGGATGCAACTTAAACAACGTTTCCCTTTTTTAAACCGCTAA
- a CDS encoding ABC transporter ATP-binding protein, with protein sequence MSEIAVLIENVSKCFYRYAHPVDRLKDLFFPQKTRADQFWALRNINLEIPKGETLGLVGRNGSGKSTLLQILVGTLTATSGRVKVGGRVSALLELGSGFNPEFTGRQNVFFNGRMLGLQQKEIEARFDEIASFADIGDFIDQPVKTYSSGMFIRLAFAVATSVKPDILVVDEALSVGDEVFQRKCFARIKSIQEHGGTVIFVSHSAGSIIDLCNYAALIDQGNLLMQGTPKLVVSKYHKLIYAPADKIDTIRQEIQAFDENTDRAQKSQSNASRESSPVSEDHYDPNLVPKSTLFYVSRGAEIQSPHLKNQAGEKVNLIHRNEYYIYSYEVRFTQAAYNVRFGMLIKTMSGVELGGAASHPPENAIEVITPNTIVQVDFTFYCSLLPGVYFLNAGVVGDIEGQESYLHRCIDAAMFRVQPETGLLATTIVDFQVQAKTTVNPHLIEI encoded by the coding sequence ATGAGTGAAATTGCTGTTTTAATTGAAAATGTTTCTAAATGTTTTTATAGATATGCTCATCCTGTAGATCGCCTCAAGGATCTGTTTTTCCCCCAGAAAACAAGAGCCGATCAATTCTGGGCTTTAAGAAATATTAACTTAGAGATTCCTAAAGGAGAAACGTTAGGATTAGTTGGACGTAATGGTTCAGGTAAAAGTACCCTCCTACAAATTCTTGTAGGAACCCTAACTGCAACTTCAGGGCGAGTTAAAGTGGGGGGGCGTGTATCTGCTCTTTTAGAACTAGGCAGTGGTTTTAATCCCGAATTTACTGGGCGACAAAATGTTTTTTTTAATGGTCGTATGTTAGGACTACAACAAAAAGAAATTGAAGCTCGATTTGATGAAATTGCCAGCTTTGCTGATATTGGTGACTTTATTGATCAGCCGGTAAAAACTTATTCCAGTGGAATGTTCATTCGGCTAGCCTTTGCGGTAGCAACCAGTGTTAAACCTGATATTTTAGTCGTGGATGAAGCCTTGTCAGTAGGGGATGAAGTATTCCAAAGGAAGTGCTTTGCTCGGATTAAATCTATCCAAGAGCATGGCGGAACAGTTATTTTTGTTTCTCACTCTGCAGGTTCGATTATTGACCTGTGTAATTATGCTGCCTTAATTGATCAGGGAAACTTACTAATGCAAGGAACGCCGAAGTTAGTCGTATCTAAATACCATAAACTGATCTATGCTCCTGCAGATAAAATTGATACGATTCGCCAAGAAATTCAAGCATTTGATGAAAACACCGATCGCGCTCAGAAAAGTCAAAGCAATGCTTCAAGGGAGTCTTCCCCTGTTAGCGAAGATCACTATGACCCTAACTTAGTTCCCAAAAGTACCTTATTTTATGTGTCTCGGGGAGCCGAAATTCAATCCCCTCATCTCAAAAATCAAGCAGGAGAAAAAGTTAACCTCATTCATCGTAATGAATATTACATTTATTCTTATGAGGTTCGTTTTACACAAGCGGCTTATAATGTTCGATTTGGAATGCTGATTAAAACGATGAGTGGTGTTGAGTTAGGGGGAGCTGCTTCTCATCCTCCTGAGAATGCAATTGAAGTAATTACCCCAAACACAATTGTGCAAGTGGATTTTACTTTTTATTGCTCTCTTTTACCTGGGGTTTATTTCCTCAATGCAGGTGTAGTGGGAGATATTGAAGGACAAGAAAGTTATTTACATCGCTGTATTGATGCTGCCATGTTTCGCGTACAACCAGAAACAGGACTCTTAGCCACAACTATTGTTGATTTTCAGGTTCAAGCGAAAACGACTGTTAATCCCCATCTCATTGAAATTTAG
- a CDS encoding ABC transporter permease codes for MLVKRELEDRYKGSLLGNFWPLLTQLSHLLIYTYVFSIVLQVKLSLAGLPEDDSLIFGFWLFAGLVPWMAFTGGLVEASNTVVAQTNLVKKVVFPLSLLPLVPIFAALVESAFGLVTLIVLYALIQGTLHETLVFLPLVWMPQILFTTGLAYLTAALTVFLRDIPQTLSVIFHLWFYLTPIVYPPNVIPEQFQDVVFWVNPMAIITQLYRDTIIIGNVEHWGQLGVLTIISLLVFYGGFWTYQRLRPGFADVL; via the coding sequence ATGTTAGTGAAAAGAGAGTTAGAGGATCGTTACAAAGGTTCTCTTTTAGGCAACTTTTGGCCACTCTTAACTCAGCTTTCCCACTTATTAATTTATACTTACGTTTTCTCAATTGTTTTACAAGTTAAACTAAGCTTAGCTGGATTACCAGAAGATGATAGTTTAATATTTGGCTTTTGGTTATTTGCGGGCTTAGTACCTTGGATGGCCTTTACTGGAGGATTAGTAGAAGCATCCAATACAGTTGTAGCCCAAACAAACCTAGTGAAGAAAGTTGTTTTTCCCTTATCATTATTACCTTTAGTTCCTATATTTGCTGCCCTTGTAGAAAGTGCCTTCGGATTAGTTACTCTCATTGTTCTCTACGCTCTCATTCAGGGAACTCTACATGAAACATTGGTCTTTTTGCCCTTAGTTTGGATGCCGCAAATCTTATTCACCACAGGTTTAGCATATTTAACTGCTGCCTTAACAGTTTTCTTGCGAGATATTCCACAAACTTTATCAGTCATATTTCATCTTTGGTTTTATCTCACTCCTATTGTTTACCCCCCTAATGTCATTCCTGAACAATTTCAAGATGTAGTTTTCTGGGTGAACCCCATGGCAATTATTACTCAACTCTATCGTGACACTATTATTATTGGCAATGTAGAGCATTGGGGACAATTGGGAGTGTTAACGATTATATCTCTGTTAGTATTTTATGGAGGATTTTGGACTTACCAGCGGTTACGCCCTGGTTTTGCTGATGTATTATAA
- a CDS encoding glycosyltransferase family 2 protein encodes MNIVFGWLGPQTARLYWGRVLIDVVIVNWNAGSQLSECVESVLTYALDRVAKVIIVDNGSTDRSTDQVINMEGIEVIRAGKNLGFAAACNLGVKAGFSPYLLFLNPDTRVEAQSLTRPLEFMEQPENCDVGICGIQLRNDDDRVSYSCSRFPTLARLVLGALGVEKVPLFRRVGMQMSEWEHDETRLVDQVMGAFFMIRRDLFESLGGFDEQFFVYFEEVDLSFRACKAGWQSMFLADAQAFHAGGGTSRQVKAIRLFYSLRSRLLYGFKHFPRWQGWVLVGITSVIEPLTRTLWCLAQGDIAGVRDTWSAYRMLWRGMGRIVSGDGRFIP; translated from the coding sequence ATGAATATAGTATTTGGATGGTTAGGTCCGCAAACTGCTAGGCTATATTGGGGGCGAGTTTTGATTGATGTGGTAATTGTGAACTGGAACGCGGGTAGCCAACTGTCGGAGTGTGTGGAGTCGGTTTTGACATACGCGTTAGATCGCGTCGCGAAGGTTATCATTGTGGACAACGGTTCTACTGATAGATCTACGGATCAGGTAATAAACATGGAAGGCATTGAAGTCATCCGCGCTGGCAAAAACCTCGGCTTTGCTGCGGCATGTAACTTGGGGGTCAAGGCTGGTTTTTCTCCGTATTTGTTGTTTCTCAATCCGGACACGCGGGTGGAGGCGCAGTCATTGACGAGGCCATTAGAGTTCATGGAACAGCCAGAAAATTGTGATGTGGGAATTTGTGGCATCCAGTTGCGGAATGACGACGATCGGGTTTCGTATAGCTGTTCAAGATTTCCGACGCTTGCTCGACTTGTATTGGGGGCGTTAGGTGTAGAAAAAGTACCCCTGTTTCGCAGGGTAGGAATGCAAATGTCCGAGTGGGAGCATGACGAAACGCGCTTAGTGGATCAGGTCATGGGTGCGTTTTTTATGATTCGACGGGATCTATTTGAATCCTTGGGGGGGTTTGATGAACAGTTCTTCGTTTATTTTGAGGAGGTGGATTTGTCATTTCGTGCTTGCAAGGCGGGCTGGCAAAGTATGTTTCTCGCCGATGCGCAGGCGTTTCATGCCGGTGGCGGAACCTCTCGCCAGGTGAAGGCGATTCGCCTATTCTATTCTTTGAGAAGTCGATTGCTGTACGGATTCAAACATTTCCCTCGCTGGCAGGGCTGGGTACTGGTTGGCATAACCAGCGTGATTGAACCGTTAACTCGCACCCTCTGGTGTCTGGCGCAGGGTGACATAGCCGGCGTTAGGGATACGTGGTCCGCGTATCGGATGTTGTGGCGTGGCATGGGGCGGATCGTGAGCGGTGATGGAAGGTTTATT